A stretch of Sinorhizobium meliloti DNA encodes these proteins:
- a CDS encoding AbrB/MazE/SpoVT family DNA-binding domain-containing protein, producing the protein MHTTNLRKVGGSVMLAVPRPLLEQLHLVAGSAVDLVVDNGRLVIEPRMRPRYTLEQLLAQCDASAESPAVDRDWLAGRPTTGQELL; encoded by the coding sequence ATGCACACGACAAATTTGCGCAAGGTGGGGGGCTCGGTGATGCTGGCCGTGCCGCGGCCACTGCTTGAGCAGCTGCATCTTGTTGCGGGGTCGGCCGTGGATCTGGTGGTCGACAACGGCCGTTTGGTGATCGAACCGCGGATGCGGCCGCGTTACACGCTGGAGCAGCTGTTGGCGCAATGCGATGCCTCAGCGGAGAGTCCGGCGGTGGATAGGGACTGGCTGGCCGGTAGGCCCACCACTGGCCAGGAGCTATTGTGA
- a CDS encoding type IV secretory system conjugative DNA transfer family protein, whose amino-acid sequence MNAFVSEFTRDIPRGITTRFLNQQKQPQACWMPLESILRSAAMTYDPHNPGGALLVGCLGDRLLGIKDNRHALMVAGSRTGKSVSLVNNLLFYRGSVLALDPKGELASLTAARRAELGQKICILDPFGIVPERLAPYRASFNPLTLLDQVNDTIIEDAGLISDALVVAGGKDPHWDESAQNLIEGLLLHVATDPQFERRRNLITVRRLINNALVPAGGDDDAFALELAMLKNAARLSRNQNTADIGDAIEGAARDFYERPANERGSVLSTTRRHTKLLDYRAMHRVLAGHDFNLADLKTAPKGMTIYLCLPANRMKKCNRWLRLFINLLLDAMEREKTEPACPVLVCLDEFPVLGHMQQLEDAAGQIASFGVKLWVVIQDWGQGVSLYKDRWETFTGNAGILQFFGNNDLMTTEYVSKRLGKTIVTVTRQNETAPEQRASGVDGRSESQEQYDLLTPDEVSRQFARDDRLKRQLVIWTGHHPMVLQRIEYFDKASPVHGIFAGKYGAP is encoded by the coding sequence ATGAACGCCTTTGTCAGTGAATTCACCCGCGACATCCCCCGCGGAATCACCACAAGATTCCTCAATCAGCAAAAGCAGCCGCAAGCCTGCTGGATGCCGCTCGAAAGCATCCTGCGAAGCGCGGCCATGACCTACGATCCGCATAACCCCGGCGGCGCGCTGCTGGTCGGATGCTTGGGGGACAGATTGCTGGGCATCAAAGACAATCGTCACGCCCTAATGGTCGCCGGTTCGCGCACTGGCAAATCCGTCAGTCTTGTGAACAATCTGCTGTTCTATAGAGGCAGCGTGCTGGCCCTTGATCCCAAGGGCGAGCTGGCCTCTCTTACAGCGGCCAGGCGCGCCGAACTGGGCCAGAAGATTTGTATTCTCGATCCCTTCGGAATCGTACCCGAGCGGCTCGCGCCCTATCGCGCCAGCTTCAACCCTCTCACCCTCCTCGATCAGGTGAACGACACGATCATAGAGGACGCGGGGCTGATTTCAGACGCTCTGGTCGTCGCGGGCGGCAAGGACCCGCATTGGGATGAAAGCGCCCAGAACTTGATCGAGGGGCTTCTCTTGCATGTTGCCACCGACCCGCAGTTTGAGAGGCGGCGCAATCTGATCACCGTGCGCCGTCTGATCAACAACGCTCTAGTGCCGGCGGGTGGTGACGACGATGCATTCGCACTCGAACTCGCCATGCTGAAGAACGCGGCACGGCTGTCGCGCAACCAGAACACGGCAGACATTGGCGACGCCATCGAGGGGGCGGCCCGCGATTTCTACGAGCGTCCCGCGAACGAACGCGGGAGCGTTCTGTCGACCACACGTCGCCACACCAAGTTACTCGACTATCGCGCGATGCACCGCGTGCTGGCTGGTCACGACTTCAACCTGGCTGACCTCAAGACCGCACCCAAGGGGATGACGATCTATCTGTGCCTCCCGGCCAACCGCATGAAGAAATGCAATCGCTGGCTGCGCCTGTTTATCAACCTGTTGCTCGATGCCATGGAACGCGAGAAGACCGAACCGGCCTGCCCGGTGCTGGTCTGCCTCGACGAGTTCCCGGTGCTCGGCCATATGCAGCAGCTTGAAGATGCGGCCGGGCAGATCGCGTCGTTTGGCGTCAAGCTATGGGTCGTGATCCAGGACTGGGGACAAGGCGTGTCGTTGTACAAGGACCGTTGGGAGACGTTCACTGGCAATGCGGGCATTCTCCAGTTCTTCGGGAACAACGACCTGATGACGACGGAGTACGTCTCGAAGCGCCTGGGCAAAACCATCGTCACGGTGACGCGGCAGAACGAAACCGCGCCCGAGCAGCGCGCATCCGGTGTTGATGGCCGGTCGGAATCGCAGGAGCAATATGACCTGCTCACCCCTGATGAGGTCAGCCGGCAATTCGCCCGCGATGACCGGCTGAAGCGCCAGCTCGTTATCTGGACGGGACATCACCCGATGGTCTTGCAGCGTATCGAGTATTTCGACAAGGCAAGCCCAGTCCACGGCATATTCGCCGGGAAGTACGGGGCTCCCTAG
- a CDS encoding type II toxin-antitoxin system PemK/MazF family toxin — protein sequence MERGDIYLISLGPTSRHKQQGTRPVLVVSPGPFNRLTRMPIVLPIITGGNFARTAGFAVSLVGAGTQTTGVVRCDQPRALDIGSGHGRKLEKVPVAIINEVLAKVAAIFE from the coding sequence ATGGAGCGTGGCGATATTTACCTCATCTCGCTTGGTCCCACCTCCAGGCATAAGCAGCAAGGCACGCGCCCGGTGCTGGTCGTGTCACCGGGGCCGTTTAACCGTCTGACGCGGATGCCGATCGTGCTGCCGATCATCACGGGCGGCAATTTTGCCCGCACCGCGGGGTTTGCAGTCTCGCTGGTTGGCGCGGGAACGCAGACGACGGGGGTAGTGCGCTGCGATCAGCCGCGCGCCCTCGATATCGGTTCGGGGCATGGCCGGAAGCTGGAGAAGGTGCCGGTGGCAATCATCAACGAAGTGCTGGCGAAGGTGGCCGCGATTTTCGAGTGA